In Kiloniellales bacterium, a single window of DNA contains:
- a CDS encoding GNAT family N-acetyltransferase, with amino-acid sequence MNLEVRRLTQDDVEVFREIRLEALERHPEAFQSTYESAAELTLDAFRQRLRRYALFGGFVDGELRGFVGFYPLKNPKICHKGIMWGMYVTESARGTGLAEAMVEAVVDYARGKVEQLLLSIIEDNERARRFYEKMGFQPYGLERRALKIGDRYYNEEFRIRFLSEDVS; translated from the coding sequence ATGAATCTCGAGGTGCGGCGGCTGACGCAGGACGACGTCGAGGTGTTCCGCGAGATCCGCCTGGAAGCGCTCGAACGCCATCCCGAAGCCTTTCAGTCGACCTACGAGAGCGCCGCTGAGCTGACGCTGGACGCATTCCGGCAGCGCCTGCGGCGCTACGCGCTGTTCGGTGGCTTCGTCGATGGCGAGCTTCGCGGCTTCGTCGGCTTCTACCCGCTGAAGAACCCCAAGATCTGCCACAAGGGCATCATGTGGGGCATGTACGTCACGGAATCGGCCCGCGGCACCGGCCTCGCCGAGGCGATGGTCGAGGCCGTCGTCGACTACGCGCGGGGCAAGGTGGAGCAGCTCCTGCTCTCGATCATCGAGGACAATGAGCGGGCCCGGCGCTTCTACGAGAAGATGGGCTTCCAGCCCTACGGCCTGGAGCGCCGCGCGCTGAAGATCGGCGACAGGTACTACAACGAGGAATTCCGGATACGCTTCCTGAGCGAAGACGTCTCCTGA
- a CDS encoding alpha/beta hydrolase yields the protein MRARLISKTATGLFRRRPLLIAAVLLLASGLSAVAALPAAKLAVVNVPAQWFEGEVVADIEYDSATGLGLDLYIPPDLADAAAPVVVFFYGGSWQRGRKENYGFLGTALAERGYLVVIPDYRKFPAVRYPAFVEDGAAAVAWVHARIADYGGDPQRIFLSGHSAGAHIGAMLVSDERYLAARQLEAGRIRGFAGLAGPYDFTPEARTIKQIFGPPARYPLMQASRFIDGGEPPMLLLYGLEDGLVGPGNLERMEAALEAKGNCYQVIRYPDAGHIGLIRAFTWIDRDRPPAMADMLGYFDLLQTEEGCPRYAPAPERPDASALGQDRETRR from the coding sequence ATGCGCGCGCGTCTGATATCCAAAACCGCCACGGGCCTGTTTCGGCGGCGGCCGCTCCTGATCGCAGCCGTTCTGCTCTTGGCCAGCGGCCTGAGCGCGGTCGCCGCCTTGCCGGCGGCCAAGCTCGCCGTCGTCAACGTGCCGGCCCAGTGGTTCGAAGGCGAAGTGGTCGCCGACATCGAGTACGACAGCGCGACGGGTCTCGGCCTTGATCTCTACATTCCGCCCGACCTGGCGGACGCGGCGGCGCCGGTCGTGGTGTTCTTCTACGGCGGCAGCTGGCAGCGGGGGCGCAAGGAGAACTACGGCTTCCTCGGCACCGCGCTCGCCGAGCGCGGCTACCTCGTGGTCATCCCCGACTACCGCAAGTTTCCGGCGGTCCGCTATCCCGCCTTTGTCGAGGACGGCGCCGCGGCGGTCGCCTGGGTCCATGCGCGGATTGCCGACTACGGCGGCGACCCGCAGCGGATCTTTCTCTCCGGCCACTCCGCCGGCGCTCATATCGGGGCCATGCTGGTCAGCGACGAGCGCTATCTGGCGGCCCGGCAGCTGGAAGCCGGCCGCATCCGGGGCTTTGCCGGGCTGGCCGGCCCCTACGACTTCACGCCCGAGGCGCGGACGATCAAGCAGATCTTCGGCCCGCCGGCGCGCTATCCGCTGATGCAGGCGAGCCGCTTCATCGACGGCGGCGAACCGCCCATGCTGCTGCTCTACGGTCTCGAAGACGGTCTCGTCGGGCCGGGCAACCTGGAGCGCATGGAGGCGGCGCTCGAGGCCAAGGGCAACTGCTATCAGGTCATCCGCTACCCCGATGCGGGCCACATCGGCCTGATCCGGGCCTTCACGTGGATCGACCGGGACCGTCCGCCGGCCATGGCCGACATGCTCGGGTACTTCGACCTGCTCCAGACGGAAGAGGGGTGCCCGCGCTACGCCCCGGCTCCGGAGAGACCCGATGCCTCGGCGCTCGGGCAGGACCGCGAGACCCGAAGATAG
- a CDS encoding DMT family transporter, with the protein MDVAHPGRSAAQHLLWPHFVVLLIGIVWGATFSLAKIATEGGAHPLGLSLWQGLLGGLLLIALAVLRRQPPKLSRRHLGFYLVCALLGTVLPGTLLFYAAPHLPAGVLSITVATVPMLTYAIIGGLRLERLSGRRLTGLFLGLGAILLLVGPESSLPNRDMVPWVLIAVLSAASYAAENVYIAERRPPGCDSLAIVAAMLVMASIVLLPMVLATGTFVSLAAPWGRVEWSILAMVAANAFSYALFFHLVGIAGAVFASQSAYTVTLSGVLWGMAIFGELHSAWVWAALLLMMAGLAMVTPRKT; encoded by the coding sequence ATGGATGTCGCGCATCCGGGCCGGTCGGCGGCGCAGCACCTTCTCTGGCCCCATTTCGTGGTTCTCCTGATCGGTATCGTCTGGGGCGCGACCTTCTCGCTCGCCAAGATCGCGACAGAGGGTGGCGCGCACCCGCTCGGCCTGTCGCTCTGGCAAGGCCTGCTCGGCGGCCTTCTGCTCATTGCCCTCGCCGTCCTGCGGCGGCAGCCCCCGAAACTGAGCCGCCGCCATCTCGGTTTCTATCTGGTCTGCGCGCTGCTCGGCACGGTCCTTCCCGGCACCCTGCTGTTCTATGCCGCGCCTCATCTGCCAGCCGGCGTGCTTTCGATTACCGTCGCGACAGTGCCGATGCTGACCTATGCCATCATCGGCGGCCTGAGGCTCGAGCGGCTTTCCGGCCGCCGCCTGACGGGGCTGTTTCTCGGGCTGGGCGCCATTCTGCTGCTGGTAGGACCGGAGTCGAGCCTGCCGAACCGAGACATGGTGCCTTGGGTCCTGATCGCCGTGCTCTCGGCCGCGAGCTATGCCGCGGAGAACGTCTACATCGCCGAGCGCCGCCCGCCGGGCTGCGACTCCCTGGCCATAGTCGCCGCCATGCTGGTGATGGCCTCGATCGTTCTGCTGCCCATGGTGCTCGCGACCGGCACCTTCGTATCGCTGGCCGCGCCCTGGGGACGGGTCGAGTGGTCGATCCTGGCGATGGTCGCCGCCAATGCCTTTTCCTACGCCCTCTTCTTTCATCTGGTGGGGATCGCCGGCGCGGTCTTCGCCAGTCAGAGCGCCTATACCGTCACTCTCTCCGGCGTGCTCTGGGGCATGGCGATCTTCGGGGAGTTGCACTCGGCCTGGGTCTGGGCCGCGCTGCTGCTGATGATGGCCGGCCTGGCCATGGTGACCCCGAGGAAGACCTGA
- a CDS encoding M20/M25/M40 family metallo-hydrolase: MARLIALLALLAALPGVASAGPISGVRQLTFEGKRAGEGYFSADGRRMIFQSERAEGNPFYQMYLMDLETGDIQRLSPGQGKTTCGWLHPDGKRALFASTQLDPEARKKMKAELDFRASGQSRRYSWDYDETYEIFEVDIETGDYTTLTNALGYDAEGAYSPDGTQIVFASNRHAYAEALSDEDAARLQRDFSYFMEIYVMDADGSNLRRLTDAPGYDGGPFWSADGKQITWRRFSEDGARAEIYTMNADGTGEQRITDLGVLSWAPFFHPSGDYLIFSTNLQGFANFELYLVDAAGERAPVRVTDREGFDGLATFSPDGKTISWTSNATPGKKSQIFLASWDHEAALSLLDQAPPRQEAAAPAPALEEASADIAVEDLRRIVAALTSDEMGGRLTGTEGEKRATAYVAEAFSALGLKPAGDEGSMFQSFEFTAGVALAEGNAFEVSVDGKAESLALDEQWRPLAFARTGKVEQASVLFAGYGLVAPAEGDTPAFDSYGELDASGKWVLIWRGMPGELSNERRTKLSRFADLRYKASVAKSRGAAGVVFAPPPRESFEDGLPRLAYEATSGVAGLPVVAVDRATSARMLAILGDDLAPMTAAIEAGESAGRDLIGVAVSGALALDFEKHSGRNVLARLELDGLAEGGRPPLVIGAHVDHIGRGETSGSLARGDERGKIHPGADDNASGVAALIEVAQKLTADHASGRLKGKRDVIFAAWSGEELGLLGSSHFADMTAEKAGAEDLAGLVSAYINMDMVGRLDDRVIVLGLGSSDIWAREVERRNAVVGLPIVTSNDTYLPTDATAFYLKGVPILSVFTGAHEDYNRPSDTAEKLNYEGMRDIARFVALVARSRIMADEEPAYVEVARPEGRGGRQMSNIFLGTIPDYASEGQKGVPISGVVKDGPAEKAGLAGGDVVVGLAGQELENIYDYIRTLNGLKPGETVEITVLRKGARQTFSIEPGLRN; the protein is encoded by the coding sequence ATGGCTCGACTGATTGCGCTTCTCGCATTGCTCGCCGCCCTGCCGGGGGTCGCCTCGGCCGGGCCCATCTCCGGTGTCCGGCAGCTCACCTTCGAGGGCAAGCGCGCCGGCGAGGGCTATTTCTCCGCCGACGGCCGGCGGATGATCTTCCAGAGCGAGCGGGCCGAGGGCAATCCCTTCTACCAGATGTACCTGATGGACCTGGAGACCGGCGACATCCAGCGGCTCTCGCCGGGCCAGGGCAAGACCACCTGCGGCTGGCTCCACCCCGACGGTAAGCGCGCGCTCTTCGCCTCGACCCAGCTCGACCCGGAGGCGCGCAAGAAGATGAAGGCCGAGCTGGACTTCCGCGCCTCGGGGCAGAGCCGACGCTATTCCTGGGACTACGACGAGACCTACGAGATCTTCGAGGTCGACATCGAGACTGGCGACTACACTACGCTGACAAATGCCCTGGGTTATGACGCCGAGGGCGCCTACTCGCCGGACGGGACGCAGATCGTGTTCGCCTCCAACCGCCACGCCTACGCGGAGGCGCTGTCGGATGAGGACGCGGCGCGGCTGCAGCGCGACTTCTCCTACTTCATGGAGATCTACGTCATGGACGCCGACGGCTCGAACCTGCGGCGCCTGACCGATGCGCCGGGCTACGACGGCGGCCCGTTCTGGAGCGCAGACGGCAAGCAGATCACCTGGCGCCGCTTCAGCGAGGACGGCGCGCGCGCCGAGATCTACACCATGAATGCCGACGGCACGGGCGAGCAGCGGATCACCGATCTGGGCGTGCTGTCCTGGGCGCCCTTCTTCCATCCCTCGGGCGACTACCTGATCTTCTCCACGAACCTGCAGGGCTTCGCCAACTTCGAGCTCTACCTGGTCGACGCGGCAGGCGAACGCGCACCGGTCCGCGTCACCGACCGCGAGGGCTTCGACGGCCTGGCCACCTTCTCGCCTGACGGCAAGACGATCAGTTGGACCTCCAACGCGACGCCCGGCAAGAAGAGCCAGATCTTTCTCGCCAGCTGGGATCACGAGGCGGCGCTCAGCCTGCTCGACCAGGCGCCGCCGCGCCAGGAGGCCGCGGCTCCGGCCCCGGCGTTGGAAGAGGCCTCCGCCGACATCGCGGTCGAGGATCTGCGGCGGATCGTGGCCGCCCTAACCAGCGACGAGATGGGCGGGCGGTTGACCGGGACCGAGGGCGAGAAGCGGGCCACGGCCTACGTCGCGGAAGCCTTCTCTGCGCTCGGCCTGAAACCCGCCGGTGACGAAGGCAGCATGTTTCAATCCTTCGAGTTCACCGCCGGAGTCGCTCTGGCGGAAGGCAATGCCTTCGAGGTGTCAGTGGACGGCAAGGCCGAGAGTCTTGCGCTCGACGAGCAGTGGCGCCCGCTTGCCTTCGCGCGGACCGGCAAGGTCGAGCAGGCGAGCGTTCTCTTCGCCGGATACGGCCTGGTCGCGCCGGCCGAGGGCGACACGCCCGCCTTCGACAGCTACGGCGAGCTCGACGCGTCCGGCAAGTGGGTGCTGATCTGGCGCGGCATGCCCGGCGAGCTCTCCAACGAGCGCCGGACCAAGCTCTCCCGCTTCGCCGATCTGCGCTACAAGGCCTCGGTCGCCAAGTCCCGCGGCGCGGCCGGGGTCGTCTTCGCGCCGCCGCCGCGGGAAAGCTTCGAGGACGGCCTGCCGCGCCTGGCCTACGAGGCGACGTCGGGCGTTGCCGGTCTCCCCGTCGTCGCGGTCGACCGGGCAACCTCCGCTCGCATGCTCGCCATCCTCGGCGACGACCTGGCGCCCATGACGGCAGCGATCGAGGCCGGCGAGAGCGCCGGGCGCGACCTGATCGGCGTGGCGGTCTCGGGGGCGCTCGCCCTGGACTTCGAGAAGCACAGCGGCCGCAACGTCCTGGCCCGGCTAGAGCTCGACGGACTCGCCGAGGGCGGGCGGCCCCCGCTCGTCATCGGCGCCCACGTCGACCACATAGGCCGCGGCGAGACCTCGGGGTCCCTCGCGCGAGGCGATGAACGCGGCAAGATCCATCCGGGGGCGGACGACAACGCCTCGGGCGTCGCTGCGTTGATCGAAGTGGCCCAGAAGCTGACGGCGGACCATGCCTCGGGCCGGCTGAAAGGCAAGCGCGACGTCATTTTCGCCGCCTGGTCCGGCGAGGAGCTCGGCCTGCTCGGCTCTTCGCACTTCGCCGATATGACGGCCGAGAAAGCCGGCGCCGAGGATCTCGCCGGTCTCGTGTCCGCCTACATCAACATGGATATGGTCGGGCGCCTCGACGACCGCGTCATCGTGTTGGGCCTCGGGTCTTCGGACATCTGGGCGCGCGAGGTGGAGCGCCGCAACGCCGTCGTCGGCCTGCCGATCGTGACGTCGAACGATACCTACCTGCCGACCGATGCGACGGCCTTCTATCTGAAGGGCGTGCCCATTCTGTCGGTCTTCACCGGGGCGCACGAAGATTACAACCGGCCGAGCGACACGGCGGAGAAGCTGAACTACGAGGGCATGCGCGACATCGCGCGCTTTGTCGCACTGGTTGCGCGTTCGCGCATCATGGCCGACGAGGAGCCGGCCTATGTCGAGGTGGCGCGCCCCGAAGGACGCGGCGGCCGGCAAATGTCCAACATCTTCCTCGGGACGATCCCGGACTATGCCAGCGAGGGCCAGAAGGGCGTGCCGATATCGGGGGTGGTCAAGGACGGGCCGGCCGAGAAGGCCGGGCTCGCCGGCGGCGACGTCGTGGTCGGGCTGGCCGGCCAGGAGCTGGAGAACATCTACGACTACATCAGGACGCTGAACGGCCTGAAGCCCGGCGAGACGGTGGAAATCACGGTCCTGCGCAAGGGCGCTCGCCAGACATTCTCGATCGAGCCCGGGCTGCGGAACTGA